A window of Scomber scombrus chromosome 23, fScoSco1.1, whole genome shotgun sequence contains these coding sequences:
- the gprin3a gene encoding uncharacterized protein gprin3a yields METSPNVSKREKDVAQSECEIPGEAGLVQALCNTDPIVSKGAEPNFNLNLNLTSPSNPRLILHGGNKKDNGNTVDGGPGAKGAVTTETGKSASTLTTTVKSPGERDDLLRQKSRIPSLSRSQTAEASVNSKGEQRLKSPNPKHTPTLMTTSPKPHRLEQTTITSSPRTTERVKTQIVRSESASVMNPKPQIAATTGLTTKTTSKITVSLKMQTTRKEDGTQSPLTLHLPVSPKVYSQRGDLNVISPKLANQTPTINPKTPKPESANRTAKLNGQTRQDSRTNTSEMTTVGPKLQNQRSESALLSTKTTQPSSLSPKPSVQTKARTGNASGSKENFECKDLSAVSGSKYSSNSKGTSASKESLDAKTASDSKASANLKTLGMGSRDSMDSKSGTASKISCGSKDSLDSKTGLNSKAYPNSKSRTGSRDSLDTKTDMGSKSVLGSNDDLDPKNLKTSPSCKPASELKLSSTSDKPSPTPSIFKASLVASGSKVDPAASISPSSSRTGLSGSKDNHLKTTGISAKPGSDPKASSDSSKPGPVRSSSKSTLADSSTSLTLSSASKSPGSGPGKGLSCGPSKDGQRSPSFAPGSSLMLGPLATSSPKTRTTVALTTRGGSTPEPAAVISVAVETSSTPHNTSLTRGLTFESITKTSVKPNAAIEEEHLKLPETKTAAAGGLVKSQGAMRGVDVTDKEGWSPADTTVPIIPLSKPGHLGDTNAITAGGNMSSWRPTGAESKKEEKKPERSKQKDGLVDSLSLSPSSPLPPPSTHPVSSKSIRETATMTDPSQRHHPQGVEWREVGVQVEVESVERSVSTSPSLHRGATTSSPIGSPSLQFDSSISPTVPSVSCVPAGQPPFQHVCKIDIELFSQSVLPSVVTDKAKSLPACLRTYSFQQSPTLASEPHLGPKQDRDRSADSIWEDEEEEEKAREQNEKEEIKEERDEVKPQEVAWDEKGMTWEVYGASVDLESLGTAIQSHLESKIQEQKKHIRTLRKSVCSDSSLRGYKVKKKRKRRGGILGCCRKAPAVAD; encoded by the exons ATGGAAACATCCCCAAATGTTTCTAAACGCGAGAAGGATGTTGCCCAATCAGAATGTGAGATCCCAGGAGAGGCGGGGCTTGTACAAGCCCTCTGCAACACAGATCCCATTGTCAGCAAGGGGGCAGAGCCTAACTTCAACCTCAACCTCAACCTGACTTCGCCGAGCAACCCCCGTTTGATTCTGCATGGTGGCAACAAAAAGGACAATGGGAATACAGTTGATGGGGGACCTGGGGCAAAAGGAGCAGTTACTACAGAAACTGGCAAATCAGCAAGCACCCTCACAACCACTGTGAAGTCACCAGGGGAAAGAGATGATCTGTTGCGGCAAAAAAGCAGAATTCCATCATTGTCTCGCTCACAAACAGCCGAAGCGTCAGTGAACAGCAAAGGCGAGCAAAGGCTGAAATCCCCAAACCCCAAACATACTCCAACACTCATGACTACAAGTCCAAAACCACACCGGTTGGAGCAAACGACGATCACGAGCAGCCCCAGAACAACTGAAAGAGTCAAAACACAAATAGTGAGATCAGAATCTGCAAGTGTCATGAACCCCAAACCACAAATTGCTGCGACGACTGGACTGACAACAAAGACTACAAGTAAAATAACAGTGAGCCTGAAAATGCAAACAACCAGGAAAGAAGATGGGACACAGTCACCTCTGACACTACACCTTCCTGTAAGCCCAAAGGTCTACAGTCAGAGAGGAGATTTAAATGTTATCAGTCCAAAACTGGCCAATCAAACCCCAACAATTAACCCCAAAACACCCAAACCAGAATCAGCAAACAGAACAGCAAAGTTAAATGGGCAGACCAGACAAGACTCAAGGACTAACACTTCTGAGATGACCACTGTTGGCCCAAAATTGCAGAATCAGAGATCTGAATCAGCACTGCTTAGTACCAAGACCACCCAACCGAGTTCCCTGAGTCCTAAACCGTCCGTGCAAACAAAAGCTAGAACCGGTAACGCGTCAGGGTCTAAGGAGAACTTTGAGTGTAAAGATTTAAGTGCTGTTTCAGGATCCAAATACAGTTCAAATTCTAAAGGCACGTCAGCATCCAAGGAGAGTCTGGATGCTAAAACTGCCTCTGATTCCAAAGCCAGTGCCAATTTGAAAACATTAGGGATGGGGTCCAGAGATAGTATGGATTCTAAAAGTGGCACCGCATCCAAAATCAGTTGTGGATCAAAGGACAGCTTAGACTCTAAAACTGGACTCAATTCCAAAGCCTATCCCAATTCTAAGTCCAGGACAGGCTCCAGAGATAGCCTTGATACAAAGACAGATATGGGTTCTAAATCTGTCTTGGGGTCAAATGATGATCTTGATCCCAAGAATCTCAAAACCAGTCCAAGTTGTAAACCTGCATCCGAGTTGAAATTGAGCTCTACTTCTGATAAGCCCAGTCCAACCCCATCCATCTTTAAAGCTTCTCTGGTGGCCTCTGGCTCTAAGGTTGATCCTGCCGCATCCATCTCCCCATCCTCCTCTAGAACTGGTCTATCAGGGTCCAAAGACAACCACCTCAAGACCACAGGCATCAGTGCTAAGCCTGGTTCAGATCCGAAAGCCAGTTCCGATTCTTCTAAGCCTGGGCCAGTTCGGTCTAGTTCAAAGTCAACTCTGGCAGATTCTTCCACCTCCTTGACACTCTCTTCAGCAAGTAAGAGTCCTGGATCGGGTCCTGGTAAAGGTCTCAGCTGTGGACCAAGCAAGGATGGCCAGAGGAGTCCTAGTTTTGCTCCAG GTTCCAGTTTGATGCTGGGTCCGCTGGCCACCTCCAGCCCCAAAACCAGAACCACTGTTGCCTTGACAACAAGGGGAGGATCCACACCAGAGCCTGCAGCTGTGATATCTGTTGCTGTGGAAACCAGCAGCACACCCCATAATACCAGCCTGACTCGGGGTCTTACCTTCGAATCCATTACCAAGACTTCGGTGAAACCAAACGCTGCTATCGAGGAAGAACATTTAAAACTGCCTGAAAccaaaacagcagctgcaggggGACTGGTGAAATCCCAGGGTGCCATGCGAGGTGTAGATGTGACTGACAAAGAAGGGTGGTCGCCAGCAGATACGACTGTACCAATCATCCCGCTGAGCAAACCTGGTCACTTGGGAGACACAAATGCCATCACCGCTGGTGGCAACATGTCATCATGGAGGCCGACGGGTGCAGAGAgtaagaaagaagagaagaagccGGAGAGAAGTAAACAGAAAGATGGTCTGGTAgattctttgtctctctctccctcctctcctctgcctcccCCTTCCACTCATCCAGTGAGCTCCAAGAGTATCAGGGAAACAGCAACCATGACCGACCCCAGTCAGAGGCATCATCCGCAGGGAGTGGAATGGAGGGAAGTGGGCGTCCAGGTGGAAGTGGAGTCAGTTGAACGTTCAGTCTCCACCAGCCCTAGCCTTCACAGGGGAGCTACTACCTCCTCTCCAATTGGCTCTCCCAGCCTTCAGTTTGATAGTTCGATCTCACCCACGGTCCCATCAGTGTCCTGCGTCCCTGCTGGTCAGCCTCCCTTCCAGCATGTCTGCAAGATTGACATCGAGCTGTTCAGCCAATCAGTGCTTCCCTCTGTTGTGACTGACAAGGCTAAATCCCTCCCCGCCTGTCTGCGTACCTACAGCTTCCAGCAAAGCCCCACGCTTGCGTCTGAGCCACATCTCGGACCAAAACAAGACAGGGACAGAAGCGCTGACAGTATttgggaggatgaggaggaggaggagaaagcaaGAGAGCAAAACGAGAAGGAAGAGATCAAGGAGGAAAGGGATGAAGTGAAGCCGCAAGAGGTAGCGTGGGACGAGAAGGGGATGACATGGGAGGTGTACGGTGCCTCAGTGGACCTGGAATCCCTGGGTACGGCGATCCAGTCTCACCTCGAGTCAAAGATTCAGGAGCAGAAGAAACACATCAGGACTCTGAGGAAGTCCGTCTGCTCTGACAGCAGCCTCAGAGGGTACAAggtgaagaaaaagaggaagaggagaggagggattTTGGGATGTTGCAGGAAGGCGCCCGCTGTGGCTGACTGA
- the ppm1ka gene encoding protein phosphatase 1K, mitochondrial isoform X1, whose amino-acid sequence MSSTVLLNLLRCGRSTINRQTFLTVRSSPETLTASGQQVGEALCGVVAVRQASGGVHRYDSGSVRPVTWDSFGIWDDRIEEPILLPSSIKYGKPIPKVSLSRVGSASVLGLRKQNEDRLRVSRINDNLLYFAVFDGHGGPHAADYCYTFMEKFIRDALEEEDDLEKVLKKAFLNADKALFQHLSYFNNPSFLTAGTTATVALLRDGIELVVGSAGDSRAMLCRKGKASMLTKDHTPDRKDERRRIQSFGGFVTWNSLGQANVNGRLAMTRSIGDFHLKTSGVIPDPDTRRINIQHANDSFLALTTDGINFLLSDQEICDAITQCHDPTEAADVITQQALQYGSEDNATIVIVPFGAWGKQQSSTAVYSMSRNFASSGRWA is encoded by the exons ATGTCATCCACAGTGCTGCTGAATCTCCTGCGTTGTGGTCGCTCAACCATCAACAGACAGACTTTCCTCACAGTACGCTCCTCACCAGAAACCCTCACAGCTTCTGGGCag CAGGTGGGTGAGGCGTTATGCGGGGTGGTTGCCGTGCGGCAGGCCAGCGGCGGGGTGCACCGTTATGACAGTGGCAGCGTCCGGCCGGTCACCTGGGACTCATTTGGTATCTGGGACGACAGGATAGAAGAACCAATCCTCCTGCCCTCCAGTATCAAATATGGAAAACCCATTCCAAAG GTCAGTCTTTCGCGTGTTGGCAGCGCGTCTGTTTTGGGTCTCAGGAAGCAGAATGAGGACCGTCTCCGTGTGTCCCGTATCAATGACAACCTGCTGTACTTCGCTGTGTTCGACGGCCACGGCGGCCCGCACGCTGCTGACTACTGCTACACCTTCATGGAGAAATTTATCAG AGATGCtttggaggaggaagatgatctGGAGAAAGTTTTGAAGAAAGCCTTTCTGAATGCTGACAAAGCTCTATTCCAACACCTCAGCTACTTCAACAAcc cctCTTTCCTGACAGCCGGCACCACAGCGACGGTTGCTCTGTTACGGGACGGCATTGAGCTGGTGGTCGGGAGCGCCGGTGACAGCCGGGCGATGCTGTGCAGGAAAGGAAAAGCCAGCATGCTCACTAAAGATCACACACCTGACCGCAAGGACGAGAGACGAAG GATCCAGAGTTTTGGGGGCTTTGTGACGTGGAACAGTCTGGGTCAGGCTAATGTTAACGGGCGGCTAGCCATGACTCGCAGCATTGGAGACTTCCACCTGAAAACCAGTGGCGTCATCCCTGACCCAGACACGCGACGGATCAAT ATCCAGCACGCCAATGATTCCTTCCTGGCTCTGACCACTGACGGCATCAACTTCCTGCTGAGCGATCAGGAGATCTGTGATGCCATCACACAGTGCCATGACCCTACAGAGGCTGCGGACGTCATCACTCAGCAG gcGCTGCAGTACGGCTCAGAGGACAATGCCACCATCGTCATCGTCCCCTTTGGCGCCTGGGGGAAGCAACAGAGTTCCACCGCAGTCTACAGTATGAGCAGGAACTTTGCTTCAAGTGGGAGATGGGCGTAG
- the ppm1ka gene encoding protein phosphatase 1K, mitochondrial isoform X2, with protein sequence MSSTVLLNLLRCGRSTINRQTFLTVRSSPETLTASGQVGEALCGVVAVRQASGGVHRYDSGSVRPVTWDSFGIWDDRIEEPILLPSSIKYGKPIPKVSLSRVGSASVLGLRKQNEDRLRVSRINDNLLYFAVFDGHGGPHAADYCYTFMEKFIRDALEEEDDLEKVLKKAFLNADKALFQHLSYFNNPSFLTAGTTATVALLRDGIELVVGSAGDSRAMLCRKGKASMLTKDHTPDRKDERRRIQSFGGFVTWNSLGQANVNGRLAMTRSIGDFHLKTSGVIPDPDTRRINIQHANDSFLALTTDGINFLLSDQEICDAITQCHDPTEAADVITQQALQYGSEDNATIVIVPFGAWGKQQSSTAVYSMSRNFASSGRWA encoded by the exons ATGTCATCCACAGTGCTGCTGAATCTCCTGCGTTGTGGTCGCTCAACCATCAACAGACAGACTTTCCTCACAGTACGCTCCTCACCAGAAACCCTCACAGCTTCTGGGCag GTGGGTGAGGCGTTATGCGGGGTGGTTGCCGTGCGGCAGGCCAGCGGCGGGGTGCACCGTTATGACAGTGGCAGCGTCCGGCCGGTCACCTGGGACTCATTTGGTATCTGGGACGACAGGATAGAAGAACCAATCCTCCTGCCCTCCAGTATCAAATATGGAAAACCCATTCCAAAG GTCAGTCTTTCGCGTGTTGGCAGCGCGTCTGTTTTGGGTCTCAGGAAGCAGAATGAGGACCGTCTCCGTGTGTCCCGTATCAATGACAACCTGCTGTACTTCGCTGTGTTCGACGGCCACGGCGGCCCGCACGCTGCTGACTACTGCTACACCTTCATGGAGAAATTTATCAG AGATGCtttggaggaggaagatgatctGGAGAAAGTTTTGAAGAAAGCCTTTCTGAATGCTGACAAAGCTCTATTCCAACACCTCAGCTACTTCAACAAcc cctCTTTCCTGACAGCCGGCACCACAGCGACGGTTGCTCTGTTACGGGACGGCATTGAGCTGGTGGTCGGGAGCGCCGGTGACAGCCGGGCGATGCTGTGCAGGAAAGGAAAAGCCAGCATGCTCACTAAAGATCACACACCTGACCGCAAGGACGAGAGACGAAG GATCCAGAGTTTTGGGGGCTTTGTGACGTGGAACAGTCTGGGTCAGGCTAATGTTAACGGGCGGCTAGCCATGACTCGCAGCATTGGAGACTTCCACCTGAAAACCAGTGGCGTCATCCCTGACCCAGACACGCGACGGATCAAT ATCCAGCACGCCAATGATTCCTTCCTGGCTCTGACCACTGACGGCATCAACTTCCTGCTGAGCGATCAGGAGATCTGTGATGCCATCACACAGTGCCATGACCCTACAGAGGCTGCGGACGTCATCACTCAGCAG gcGCTGCAGTACGGCTCAGAGGACAATGCCACCATCGTCATCGTCCCCTTTGGCGCCTGGGGGAAGCAACAGAGTTCCACCGCAGTCTACAGTATGAGCAGGAACTTTGCTTCAAGTGGGAGATGGGCGTAG